A DNA window from Candidatus Methylomirabilis sp. contains the following coding sequences:
- the rsmD gene encoding 16S rRNA (guanine(966)-N(2))-methyltransferase RsmD: MRVIGGLARGRRILAPRGRMTRPTSDYLREVLFNLLTQQVEGRIFVDLYAGTGAVGIEALSRGAAGAVFVEHNRLALAMLHRNLEASGFRDRAEVIPMEVIRYLRRAADGSRQFDLIFLDPPYQHTDAAAVIGLIASTELLAPTGMVILERSTKAIPIQVPVGLALIREVRHGAAALQLYRREAM, translated from the coding sequence ATGAGGGTGATCGGCGGTCTCGCCAGAGGGCGACGGATTCTGGCTCCTCGCGGAAGAATGACGAGGCCAACCTCGGACTATCTGCGTGAGGTTCTGTTCAATCTTCTGACACAACAGGTGGAGGGCAGGATCTTTGTCGACCTGTATGCGGGAACGGGGGCCGTGGGGATTGAAGCCTTGAGTCGTGGCGCTGCCGGGGCGGTCTTCGTTGAGCACAATCGGTTGGCCCTTGCGATGCTCCACCGAAACCTCGAAGCGTCCGGATTCCGGGACCGGGCTGAGGTGATTCCGATGGAGGTTATCCGGTACCTGCGCCGGGCGGCTGATGGATCACGGCAATTCGATCTGATCTTTCTGGATCCGCCCTACCAGCACACTGACGCAGCGGCGGTCATCGGTTTGATCGCGTCGACGGAGCTTCTTGCGCCGACCGGCATGGTGATTCTGGAACGATCGACGAAGGCCATCCCGATCCAGGTCCCTGTGGGGCTGGCGCTCATTCGCGAGGTTCGGCATGGCGCCGCCGCCCTTCA